Within Oreochromis aureus strain Israel breed Guangdong linkage group 19, ZZ_aureus, whole genome shotgun sequence, the genomic segment AACAAGGTTTGTAACAAAGTTTGTCCTGTGGATTTGTACTttgttgttttacagagcaTATAGCTGCTGACCGCTACTAAGGATAAAGGCTAAGTTTTCACCCACTAGAGGGTGCTAACGTACCTCGTCATGTTTAGGCAGCGATGCAACGATTTCACTGTTATATGTTATGTAAGTTAAAGATAATTACTTTGTGATTAATGAATAAGTCAAAAGGTTAAAGGTAACACACTGTTTGATTTACTAATAGTCTTTTATTCTGTATGTTGTAGCtcttacggtgtgttcacataCACGGCTGTTTAATAAAAGGATTGTGAACCATCAGTTTGAGAGACCATCTTTTCAACCGGGGATGCTacagtcacttagataacttaaaaatgttattgtttggcttttttttagtattttatttgttcctgagtaaatcggtttggctgagattaaagttatagtttttacacagctgaataaacgtcaagcagacagctgattatcagaagtgtgagatgctcgagaatatactccgatagcaaggagcagagtttattaaactccaccaaaacaatctgcagatttcattaaaatttaataaaatatcatcttgtctttatttttagttagcacataccttaaacacttaaagctgtaagctaatgatagttatataagagcagatgctgctggtgcaataagctgtatgttttacgtccaatggatgatGATCTGATTAGttgactaatcgcaaaaataatcggtgactagtcgactatcaaaataatcatttgtggcagccctactgcTGATCATGTGATCAGGCTGAGAAGACCACGCTTCGGCACGGTCATGTCTGAGCTCTGGAGCCTTCCCTCCGTCCACTGTCCCTGCATGCTTCACTGTTTGGGTTCAGGCGTGTTGGTGCATGCTGtaagctgtgtgtttttgtggatcGAGGCTGATTTGTGGTTTCTCTTCAGACCGGAGAACTGCGATGACTCACCTTCTGCTCAGGATTTCTCTTCATCATCTCCAGAATGATGTAGCAGCCGATGGAGTGACCGATCAGGACCAGGCTGGTTTCTCTGGGAACGTGATTCCTGAGGAAAGCCAGCTTGTGTTCGACCTGCCCGTCCAGACCGAACACGTCGTCCTCTGCCGCCGAGGCGCCGTCTGCAATAGGAGTAGAGATGTCAAAACACCCGAACGAGCTGCTCCTCTCTCCTGCGAGCAGAGCCGTGCGTACCTTCGATCATGTCCATGGAGGCCGGAGGAGCGCAGTGGCCGGCGTGGCTTACGGCCCACACCGGGTGCTGGTAGCCACACCTGCTGTGGAGCGTCTGCATGAAGGTCCTGTAGAAGCCCACCACACCTGGGTTACCTGTGATAGACAGCACGAGGTCAGCGAGACCTGTGGTAACCACGGTAACCAAAGCTGAGGCACGAACCTGATCCGGAGCACGTCACGGTCCAAATCAGAGTACTGCACTGTactataacaataataataataatgataaattttatttatgagcGCCTTTCAAgtcacccaaggacactttacaataggataaaacacataatagaacaatgacaaaataagaacaataaaacaaaagcacaagataaaattaacaaacagtggattcacagtgaatatgcagatttgaacagatgGATTTGAGTTGAGATTTAAACTGGGGGAGAGAACCAGTGTTTCTCATATCTGTGGGTAGAGAGCTCCACAGCCTggaagcagagcagctgaaagctctgcttcccatggtgGTGAGGCAGAAGGAAGGCACAGCAAGCTGGATAGAAGAGGAAGATCGAAGCGAGCGGGCAGAAGAGATGGTGCTTAACAGCTCAGAAAGGTGAGGAGGAgccttgaaggtgagcagaagaagTTTGTATATTATCTGGAAtttcacagggagccagtgaagttcctgaagaacaggggtgatgtgctggtaggagggggttctggtgataatgcgagcagcagagttctgaaccaGTTGAAGCTTATGGAGGGAATTTTGGGGGAGACCATGCAGAAGAGAATTGCAGTAGTCAATACAGGAGGTAACAAGACTGTGGACAAGAATGGACGTAGACTGGGTGGAAAGAGAAGGATGTAATCTGTTAATGTTGCGTAGATGGAACGGGTGAGATTACTGATGTGAGATTTATAGGAAAGTGAACTGTCTAGGATGACACCGAGGCTCTTAACCTGAGGAGAAGGGAAAACTGTGGAGTTATCGATGGTAAGTGAGAAATGGTTCGCCTTCAAAAGGTTGGATTTGGTGCCAATAAGGAGGATCTCAGTTTTATCCTCATTGAGCTTTAGAAAATTAAAGCTAAACCAGGATTTTAACTCGGATAGACATtctgaaagagaggaaggagggagggaggaatcAGGTCTGCAAGAGAGAtataactgggtgtcatcagccaAACAGTGAAACTGGAGATCAAATTTGCGGAAAATGGTACCTAGAGGGAGGATGTATATTATGAAGAGAAGAGGGCTTAAAACTGAGCCTTGGGGTACACCAGAGGTGACGGGAATAGACGAGAGTGGAATGATCTTAGTTGAATAAACTGGGAGCGGTCGAGGAGATATGATTGAAACCAGGCGAGGGGTGTGTCAGAGATGCCGAGAGAGGAAAGTCTGCTTAGAAGTACAGAGTGAGAGATGGTGAGAAGACCAGAGTCAGCTCCGATTAGAAGATCGTTAGTGACCTTCAGTAAAgcagtttctgtactgtgacatgAGCGAAAACCAGATTGAAATCTCTCGTAGATGTTATTATTAACCAAGTGTAAATGAAGTTGAGCTGCAACCACTTTTTCGAGTATTTTATAAATGATGGGTAGATTGGAAATCGGACGGAGGTTGTTAAAGTTGTTGGGATCTAAAGAAGGTTTTTTCAGTATAGGAGTGACTAGAGCAGTCTTGAATAAGGAGGGAACGATACCAGTGGTGAGAGAAGAGTGAATGATAGCAGAGATGAGTGGGAGTAAAGAAGAGAGGCAGGATTTCACAAGCCCCGTGGGCATGGGGTCAAGATGACATGTGGCAGGCTTTGATTTACATATAAACTCGGAAATATCGGATAAATCAGGAAgatgaaaagtggaaaacagctcaaaaaggagaaaaggttcTGGAGAGGGCGTAGACACAACATTTGATCTGAGTTGCTGGTGGATGTTACTGATTTTCGTAGTCCAGAACAGCATCAAGGAGTTGCAGGTTTCAGAGGAACAGAAGTGTGGTGGTAAAGCGTTGGGGGGTTGAATTAGTTTGTTGAGAACTGAAAGTTCACAGTTCACAGTAATACTGCATCTGTACTACAGTAATACTGCATTTGTACTACAGTAATACTGCATCTGTACTACAGTAATACTGCATCTGTACTACAGTATTACTGTGCTGTACTGCAGTATTCCTTCAGTACAGGGTATGTCGTGATGTTTGAACTCCTGAGCACAGCTTCCTCCGGAAGTATGAAACACAACAGGTACTGCTGAGCTGTGGATGTGGGTGGGGCTCACCTGGGATGATGAGGAAGAGCACCTTGTGTGCAGAGGTTAGGGGGCAGGATCCAAACCTGAGCAGCTCCGTGGCGGCTCCGCAGCAGTAGAAGAAGTCTGTGTGTGGTGGGTCCATCATCAGCCCCGAGGACAGACACGCAGGTGTATCACAGGTGTATCAGCAGGTCCAAAGGTTCCAGTCTGATCAAAGGTTCAGACTGAGCTTCACATTCACAGCTGCAGGTGTTCACTCTGCAGGTTTCAGCTGGTCACGTGTCTCACTAACAGCTGATCTGAGATCTGAAAATAACCTTTCACTTACCTGAAAACCCAATAACTAACTAACCACCACCTAACTAACTATCTATCTAACTAGCCAACCACCGTTAACCGCTAACAGACTGCAGACTAAACCGCTCACAGGCTAACGTCACACCGGAAGCTGATACTATGACACgctgtaaataaaactgtttaccTGTCAGAATAATTACGATTAAGTACTAAAATATCCTCTCCATGCAGGTCCTGCTCGCTTTCAACCGCTTCCTGCTTTGCACTGCTGTACGCTGATTGGCCAGCTGCAACgcagcttcttctttttattgGGCGGCTCAGTTTCCAGCTCATTACCGCCCCCACGGGCCCGGAGTGTAACTACACTCGCTGCTTAATTTAACGTACCAAATgaccattattattttattttgttcattattagtctttaaaaaagattttatccgttatttttattttcctcagTTTATTATGTTACGAGATTTACCTTTTTGTTTGTCATattgtgtgtttcagtttttataAGTCATATTTATCGTCTTGGCTTCTGTAACATATTTATATTCATCCCAGACATGAAGATAAATATCTCATCTTTAAATTCACATTAAATTACATAAATGATAGAAAGGACTGGCATTAATTTCAAATACAACATGCATGTGCTGAGGTGAATTTGTCCTTtcattatgataataataagaaaaatgaaCTTTGCACTTTTCCTCTCTGCCATtcatttttgcaatttatgtcaTTTTTGCGCATcttaatgtaaagaaaaactttgtgaatgattgtaaataaaattacacaaatttggggggggggttcagTTGCATCCAGACTGAAACTCTAGCTTATTAAACCTGCGccctttttttattaaacatgttttcagcacaaacaaaacaaaaaaataatcagtccttagtttttatcagctgatttaacatcacaaaatgATATACATTCATTTGTGTGAAGTGTTTACTATTAAAGCCAGTCACTTTCACAGAGGCCCTCAGCATCAGACATCTGTGTTGGCAACACATTGGTGTGAACGTGATAAATAATAGTGATCCACACACTGAGCTCGTGTGGCTGTCGTCACACACGAAGAGCTTTCAGTTTTATCCCGGTTATTTTAGTTTCATCCTGAGCTCATTCTTACACCCTCAGAGCCCAGCACAGCCCAGACCAAAGATGTGAAGGGTTTGTTCTTTGCTTTGGTCTGCTGGTCTGGGCCCAGGTTTGAGTTTTTGGGTTTAAGGGtctagtttttcatttttatatctTCGAGTTACTTTAACATTTTGCATTGTTGATTttggattgtttctttctgttagcATGTTGTGCTTATTCCTGGGACTTATAGAAGTTCCTGATggtctttttatttattctcctcGTTCAGTTGCTTCTGTCttcctgttgtattttggtggttgctgttctctgtgtctgtcttcaGTTTAACTTTCTCCTGAGTCATTATTAGTTATCCTCAGCTGTGCTCCAACCTGCTGCCTCTCCCTCGTTATCCTCGTTATTATGGTCTCTGTCTTGGATTTCCTGCGAGGTCTCAGCATTAAATGTTTGCTTTCTGAGTCCACGGTCTGCCTGCTGCACAGCCGATCATTGGTTACACATAATATCCCAATAATCAATCACAGGTCTGGTACAGGTGTGTCACAGGTGGCCTCCCCCTgtatctgtgtctctctctgtggctgCCTAGCTTCCTCCCACACTCCACACACAAAGATGTGAGTGCGACTGGTTGTGTGTCCCTCTGTGTGCAACCCTGAGGAGGATGAGTGATGAAGAACGGAGAAGATAAAGTAATGAAGGCAGCAGCGTGAGGGCCATTGTTCTAACGTGAGGAGCAGATGAACTGACAAAGATTCACATCGTATCAGgtgtctttgttttgtctgaGCTCAGTCATGGCAGCGCggacacgcatgcacacacacacacacacacacagtctcacaaacacacacacacacacacagactcacacacacagacacacacacacagtctcacacacacaacacacacacacacacacagacagacacacagtctcacgaacacacacacacacacagacacctgaTATTGTACAAGAGCATCTCTCCATGTTGTACTTCATGCACATGTGTGGTTTCCCCTCGCAGTGactcatgatgatgatgatgatgatgatgtggtAAAACTTGTCATTTCCTCCTAAAACTTTCACATTGTTTTTATGCTAACGACGCCGTGAGGCTCAAACATGGTGACTTAGGTATGGACCTCCTGCGTGAAGCAAATTACACATCTGGATCATTTTACACCGACTCACGACACATTAATAAAGAGGAGTTATTATCATCTACAATAACagtgcatcatcatcatcatcatcaccacagGAGGTCATGGAGAGGTCGGTGTTTTGGAGCAGACCTTTTAAAATAAGACTGAACAGTTCCTCTGTCACAGCAGCTAAAGCACAAAACAGGACGGACACAAACAATTCTccttatttaataaaaactaataataaaaatctgaacctgtgttattgtgtgttgatattttttctttatttggacTGAAAACCTCAAACACaactaaacaaaagaaagacatAAAAGATCATAAATGTGGTGCTTGGCTTTGAGCTTTTTGTCATGCATGGAAAAATGCTTATGCTGAATAGAACAGTTTTAAAGCCAGCCAGCATCTCTTTCCCTGCTCCTCACTCCACACTGGACCTAGAGAGTGTTTCTCTTCTCGTCAGACATGGCTGAATACCTTCTTCAAGTCCAGGAAGCACATGTTTGGCAGATTCTCCTGTCTAGCTCCCTGGTGTAGAGCTTCCCCATGGAAGCTGAGGATGTTGCACCACACCCTCTGGTCCCCCCTTCCTGAAAAAGAGGGACCACCACCCCAGTGTGCCAATCACAGACATtacagactgttgttaaaagaagacGGGATGTTGCAGAATTTTCTTATTGTACCTAAAATGGTACGTTTTCTCAGTTTAGCCGTTTGATATGTTTTCGCTGTTCTTCTGCAGGTAAAATAGAAGTTTATTAGATTTTCATTTCCTtctgtttgtttacattttacagctttttgGACTTGGAGGCTGACTGGGGATGAGACACAGGTGGAACAAAGGAGGCCGGAGCAGACAAcctaaaaacaggaagtaaaccaACACGAGAAAACTGATCTTCaaagtttaacaggaagaagccaaACAACAAAGGAGGAAATGAATAAGAACCACAGAAAGCTTCGATGCTTCTTATTCTTATAGATTTCTGATGTTATTTGTGTAAATGAGTCCAGGAGTTCAGCGTCTGTTTAACTGAACACCAACAAACAGCAACGTGCAGGCTGAACCACATTCAGTGAATCTCACAGAAGaaacatgatttatttttattatttatgaatatcactttaaaacagtttttattgtCAAAAAAGGGGGTTTTCAAATTTTTCATCCATTATGAAACCACTTTATCTTCAAAGTTGTGATTCACTGCCTGAGCGGCGTCGGCCATTCGCTGAAAGACCTCCAGAGGAAGGGTAAAGGTATCTCAATGTCCATCTTCTTATCGCTGACTCTAACGTAGGGGGCTGTGCTCTGGGAGACCCTGGTCATTACAGCCACACCGGCATCAAGTCCCTCATAGAAGCGTACCTGCAAAATACTGATGATCCTGCTGGTCCCATCATTTACTCGCTCCATGCTCAGAGCATTTAAGGCTTTCTGGGTCTTGAGTTTGATGAGGTCTCTGTACTCAGTTGTGCACCTCTGCGCCTCCTCGCTGTGCTGTTCTGAAAACTGCAGAACATCTGCATAAATGGCATCAACTTTGGAGGAAATTTCAGAGTTTTGATCTTGCAGGTAGGCGAGGAAActctcagctttttcagcaacGACGCGTAAACATCCAGCAGCTGTCAGGTGGAGCACGTTGATCACCCTGATCACACCCTCTCTCAGCTGGTCCAGAATATTCCCCACCTTATCCATGATCTCATCTCCGCTAACAAAAGCATCACTTCCAGGTACGGCGAACCTGATTTTCCTCATGTCTGTAGAGATGTTCTCCACGAGGCTGTTGATCCTTTGAATGGCACTACGGGCTTCCTGGACCGCTTCCATGAGAGAGAGCTTCCTCTCCGATCCCGGCACCATGAACCGTGTGTCATTCAAAAACTGCAAGGCTGCATGTAGCAGCACATTCATGTTGTTTtcacactgtttcatgacacgCTTCACCGTCTCAAACAGCCTGTCTATAGCATCCTGCACACTCATGGACATCAAGACGTCAGAGGCCTTCCGGTAATTATCTCGCGCTCCATCAGCAAAGTTTTGGACCCAATCCTGCAGTGTGGTACAAGACACGGGAACCTCGTCGTAGGCTCGCTCTATGGCGTAAGAAAGTGTGTTTTTCAGCTTCTTGCTGCCACGGTTGATATCAAAGCCAAAGTGGGAGGTGTGATACTTGTTAATGCACTTGAACACAGCGTCTGTCATTGCAGGAACTCTGTGCTTGGTGCCTTCCATCACATCCCACAGGAAGTCCCGATTCCATGAAGTCTGCACGATGAATTTTTGCGAGTTTCTCAGTGAGACTTTTGCAGCGAAGACATCGGTATCCCTCTCTGGAGACGACTGAGAGTTAGGGAAGATATCAAGAAGAGTATGATTTTAAACAGAGCATCAAACAGTCTGGAAAGCTGCACTCACAGTaacaataatatgaaataaaagagTCTGAGATGTAATACCAGGTATCGACTGAACAGCTTCCCATAcagctgtgatggagacctCCTCTGTAAATGCACTCCAAGGAAACCAGATGATGGCGAAGACACGGATGCAGTGATGCCATCTTTGCGGGAAGCAAAGCGGAAGCTCACATCTGTGAACGTTCGGCTGCTGATGTCAACGCTAAGAGTGTGACGAGGCTCCCTTTGAAACAGACACACCGTTAGTACAGATATGCTCCAGTTCATATGTGATAAACACCTGACAGAGAACTATGGAGAGATGTGAAACATCAGGATCTGGGTGAAATAAACTCACAGTGACTCAGCTGCTGAGACTTGGCGCTTCATTCTGAAAGAAAACGAGCGATCAAGGGTTTAATTCCAGACTTTGAATGTTTATCGGATGGGATCTGAGACAGTTCATCACAGCTTCTGATGCACTTTAATGATGTGCATGAAATGTTTACCAGTGTACAGAAATTGGGAAACTTATTTAAAGTTAAACCAGTGTTTCCAGTCGACTCTAGAATGCAGCGTTTATCTAACTTACCGGAcattttgtgccaaaacatgttGCCAGTTGACATTTCCATCACTGTGAATCAATTTGCCCTTCCCAGTTAGACTCATTGCCCCATTATCATATCCCATGGTTGCATCAGCTGGGGAAACATGGGCAAGATTAGGTTTTATATTGCCTTACATGCAGTAATTCATACAAATGTGTGGTATCAGGTAAAGTGGCGTATGCTTTAGTCTTACCAGAGAGGTCGTATTCCAAGAAGTTCATGGTAGAAACACATCTGGATTTCAGTGAAGTTAATAGGTCAGAGTCCTTTTTCTCGACACTGGAAGTTGTCAACACACTATAAATGGGAGATGAAACCTTCACAGAGACGCTGAGGGCACCAAAAGATGGGATAAACACACTTGAAGGCAGATGGAGGGTCGTTGCAGGGATTTCGATTCTTTGCTCTGGAATGGTGATGGCTGGAAGGTCAAAGTTGGAAATCTGGCGTGCGATGTAATTTAGGCTGATGGTTTGCTCCCCGATGGTCACTGATTTTGGTAGAGTAAAAGGCAAGACTGTGATTTCATATTGTGGTATCTTAAATGAAAGGAATGATGTTTTTCCCTGCAGGTACTCTGTGTTAATATCATAACCAGGCACTGACAGTACTGGCAGGCCAGGCAGCATGATTTCAAAGGCCTCAGTGCTGATCACCCTCGGGATGCTGAGGTTTTTAGGATCAAGTGTGAAGGGCTCCACATGCAGTGTCGTGAATGGTACGTTAAAGGCAGGAACTGAGATCACAGGGGGAAGTGTGAGATGATCCGGGACGTCAGGGTTTTCCAGACGCTCGTCTATGTTCCTTACGGAGCTCGGAATTCCTTTGAGCCATGAAGGCACTGCAATGCTGATCTGAGGGACGCTAAAAGTGACACCATTTTCCAAAAGTGTAAACGGTATTGCATATTCATGGCCATCCATGCTCTTTGTGTACACAATACTAGTAGAGACATTGAGGAATTGTAATTTATTCATACTGGTGACCTGATCAAACCTGAGCACATCCCAGAGGGTATTCTGATAAACAGGAATCTTAACTGTCTTCAAAAAAGCAAGGGGACCTTCTACTGATCCAGCCAAATCCAAGCGCACTGCTGATTCATCATTGGACAGCAGTAAATGATGAGCATGGACGAAAGATGCGAGCTGTTCCTTAACTCTCCAGGTGAGAGACTGCTTCTCTGAGCTGATGGCCAGGTTAACGCTCTGAATGAGTCGAGCATCACCCAAACTACTCGGCTGGCTCGCTTCGAGGTTCAGTTTGGTCTTGAAGGTCGTTAAAGGAATAAAGTCCAGTTCTCCTTTAGCGACATGTTTTCCATTTGTTGTGAAAAATGCCAAATCGACATTGTTGGTGCTCGTGCATTCAGCCGTCGCAAAAATTCGCTGCAAGGAAACCGCCAGAGCTAACTCCTTATTCAAGTCAAACAGGAAGATGTTGTTGGAGTTTCGTTtttgtttctcctgtttgtcgAGGTTTGAGTTTAAGACAGTTTTGACAGTTGAACGCAGGCTGTTGGCAGTGAAGTAGAAACTGGCTTTATTCTCTAGATCTCCAGAAAAGTTACAGCCGTTCACCATCGTGATGTCTGTCTTCCCCTGGGTGCAGGTCTCCAGAGACACATAAGAAGGAAGTGCTTCCAGTTCCCAGTTCATGTCAAAGTTTCCTGCAGCCTCAATCAGAGGAATGCTAAAAATGTACTTTAACTTTTTCTTGGATGCGAGATTTGTCTTTGTCTTGGTGTTTCCGATGAGCTCTTGATTCAGCTCCAGGTTGAGGAAGGGTAGCTTGACCTTTGCAGTGTTGGTTAAAGAAGCTTCCATGCCCCTTTTGTTGAGGTTGACAGCACATTCGTGGTTTGCATTGATGTTGTCGTGCTCCAGGGAAACAGCTGAGGCCACTTTTATTCCTCTCGTCCTCGTCAAGCTGGAGGTGCCATCGATTTTTATGTTCAAAATGTCAAATGCTGACGTTGAAGAGGTGCCAAA encodes:
- the ldah gene encoding lipid droplet-associated hydrolase isoform X2: MMDPPHTDFFYCCGAATELLRFGSCPLTSAHKVLFLIIPGNPGVVGFYRTFMQTLHSRCGYQHPVWAVSHAGHCAPPASMDMIEDGASAAEDDVFGLDGQVEHKLAFLRNHVPRETSLVLIGHSIGCYIILEMMKRNPEQKVLKALLLFPTIERMAQSPQGKVMTPVLCHMRYVVYLPLFLLSLLPDRLKVGLIRLMLGGIRSLDLTVVQPTLGLLSGDSAGRPCFVLLQCHVPGRAGNEESSKKRRHDYRETSRQADILLRSD